The sequence ACCTGAAGGGAGCAGGAGGCGATGTGTTCCCATCCCAACAGAGCACAGTGAATGGCCTCATCTCTGAAGGAGCCAAAAGCTGATGATATCCCCCTCTTGCCAGCATATTATCCCTGGAAATCAAAGCCGAGGTCTATTTACAGCCACCTTAAGTTACGCATGAAGGAACTGCAGCCTCCAGTGCTGCTAACTTGCCCTGAGCAGAAGAAAACTGCTCTGCACCAGTTTGCTGTAGGCACAGCCAACCCCAGCCCCTTTAACTTGCCTGTCTCACCTCAGAGGCACTTCTGCTCCTCCCCAGGAGACACCACAGCTGTCAGGTCTCACCTTGTGAGGAGGTTGGTGatctgcagggccagggctgcccGGTAGCGGTCTTGCTGCTGGACCAGGTAACGCACCTCGTCGTGGATGCTGATGCAGAAGCGCCCCTTGATGTCAAACTCCTCGAAGAGCCACTTCATGGCGACCAACATGAGGTGCAGGTAGTCaacagctgagctctgcaccaCCCAGTTCACTCTGCTGGTCAGAAACTGGTGAAAGGAAACAGAGATGGATAGTAAGAGAGCACTGGGTCCAGGGCATGGTCCCCCCCTACAGGACAGCTCCTGTGAGAAATCTGTTAAATTCAgggttgttgggttttcttGATCCCACGGAGATAAAGGGACAATGGGTTTCCTGAATGGCTACAAGAGCCTACTGGGTCTCCAGCACCTAAGAAGGGCTGAGCACGGAATCACCATCTTGGAGAAGATGAGGAAAGCCCAACGCTCGgcagcccagagctgcatcCTTACCTCCCCCTTGACCACGGCAGGCTCCAGGGCCCTGCTGATGTGACAGCCCAGCACCGGGGTCTGTGGAGTGGGGGATAAGGCGATGCTCTCCAGCTTGTTGAACATCTCTGACTCGGTGCCTCCAGCCCACACTCGGTGCCCCACCACATTCCACTTACCCCTCTTCCGGGACCTGTGCGGCAGAGAGAAGGTTTGCTGGAAGTGTGGGAGGACGCTGCAGGTCCCTGTTTGAGAACCTCAAACACTCCCTCCTGGCTTGAGGCAGCTGGATGAGATCCTGCTAATTGTTCACTGGGAGAGTGGGTGAAATTGAGAGCCCCCCAGATCAAACCTCCCTGgccctggaggagcagagagcaCCAAGACTATCCAGccccatttcccttctctgccccCTGCCCGTcgggctgcagctccctctgcctcacATCCTGATGGATGCCACAGAGCCACACAGGCACAGACCATCTCACCTTTTCATGGCTTCTCTCTGGAGTCGCTGGACATCCTGGGCTGACACCGATCCGTCCTCCGCCCTGTCCACAGCCAGGTCCAGCTGCCTCACCAGCCACTCCCCCTCCTCAGACAGATGAAACCTGGAGGGAAGAGCGAGTAACCCAGGTCCTGTGGGACACTGccaccatccctgtccctgctcagcccgGGAGCACCCACCTGCGGATGCCCTTGGTGACCGCGTACATCTGCTGGGCCTTCTCACGCGCCTGCTGCTGCGTCAGCCGGTGGTTGAACTGCATCAGCAGCCGCTCGGCGAAGGGCTGCCCGGCCCCGTAGATGCGCCCGTAGTTGAAGACCTTGGCGTGCTCCCGGCTGATCCCCACCGTGGCAGCCGTCTTGCTGTGCAGGTCTGTCGCATTGCTCTTCTTGCCCTGCAGGGTCATCCAGCCGAAGGCAGTGCAGCCTgtgggagggaagcagaggtTGGACATCAAACGGGATCAGGACTGGGAGGTCACCCCACTACCCAGCAAACACGCTCCCCTGTGGCGCAGCCCTGGCTCACCGTGCATGCCGGCGAAGTGCGCCTCGCCGAGGACAGCAGCTATCCAGAGCTCCTGGGAATCCACGTCTGCGCCCACCAGGGAGTATCCGGGTGGCACCTGGACCATGGCTTTCAGCTCGCTGCCCACCCGGTCGGCCTGCAGGACACAATatgcagctcagcacagccctctcctcctcctcggcACAAccttcctcccacagctgcaaTGTGCCGACAGGGCACTCTTCATGCCCCTCAGTTTTGCTCTCAGTCAAAACCAGGTTTAACACACATATGGGGCATCACCCACTTGGTCAGTCCCTCCAGCACAAAAGAAGGGGAGCTTGAAGAAGGACAGAAGCAGGCACTTtggtgttttcttctccttccaccGAATCCTGAGGCCCCAGACCCTCTGCTcactccttcccctctccccagctcacagcacatCAGCAAGAGAAGGGCCCCAGCACTGGTCCTGCCACCTCAAATCCCAGCATCCATCCCCAACTCCTAGTTCCAACACAGGCAGCTCCCACCAGTCCAAAACACACAGAGGGTACCCCAAAACACCCCGTAAGGATCCAAGCAGGGCCATACCCGGGCATTGCTGGCTGTCAGCCAGGTGGGCTCCACCGCCCGGCGGGTGATGGTGCCTGCGGTCACCACCTGCGGCAGGATGGCTCCGTAATTGTCCTCCTCGTTATAGTCAGGATGCCTGGGAGAGAGATGAGGGTGAGCACCATCCTGTGAGAGCCCTCCTGGCGCGGGGTAGAGGGAACAACAGTCCAGATTTGGGGCGTTCCTCCCCGTACCTGGTCACCACGCGAGGCAGCTCTCCCTTCTTCAGCCACACCACTACCTGGGAACTGGGGAGACACAAGGCAGGCGAGATGCTGAGCCCCCCATGCACCCATACGAACTCCCCTGGTCACAAAGCAGCCTCCACCCACAGGGATGTCAAGGTGAAAGCAGCTGCTCACCTGATCCGCTTGTGAGCATTCCTCCAAAATGAGATCATTTTGTTAATCTCAAGGGCTCTGGTCCCGTGGGTGCGGCCCACAGCAGCCCGCAGGGTGCCGTCCTCCATCTGGGGCAGGAAATCCTTAGCAAAAGGGCTTCCCACATTGTTTTCATTCCCGTCCTTTAGCAGGAAAAGAGGTGTCAGGGCTCAGTCACCACCACTCCACAGCAATAAAGCTCTGTGCATTCTCCTGTGCCAGCTACAGACACGCGTTTCCACCACCCAATCCCATGGGATGAGATCACGTGGGTCCCAggagtgctgcagcactggagtGACAGGAAGAACCCCAGGAGCCCCAACTTGCCTTGTGAGGCAGCTTGAAGAACCAACACCCAGGGATGTTGACATCGTTGTAGGGACCGTTGCCATGGTGGTACAAGGGCTGGCTCATCTCCAGCCTGTCACACAACTCATCCACCTCCTCCTGTGACCAGCAATGTGAGGTGATGGATGCCAGGAACACCTTCAGGCATGGCTGGAGGGGGAAATCAAGGAAAGAGGGACCAATCCACCACCCCATTCCACAGGAACCCCCCGTACCTGCACCAGGCTCTGGTCCACCCTGCCCATTTTCTCCTCTGCATCCACTTCCACACGGCTCAGCTCCTCCACCTGAGGCATAGAGGAACCATAGGGGAGGCCAGGTCAAACACCAATTATCCAGTAACCCTTATTATAGGGAATTTTTTACTTGCAAGGCCTGGAGCTGCACACAGGGCTGGTTTTCACATGCACACGGGGAAAAAGCACAGCACCACACCTCACTCCCGAGGGAccctccatcccttccttcACCTTCTGCCACATCGTGCTGCCATCCATCACCAGCAGCTCATCCTCCATGGCAGCTTCCAGCCCCGGGGGCTGCTCCTTGCCTTTCTCCAGGCAGTACTGCTTGTACAGGTTCTCGATCAccctggcagaggagaggaCAGGGCTCACACAACCACAATGGGGCCTGAGGCTCTGGAGCACCACCTgggcagagccccagggagCTCCCAAATACCCCCATAGAACATCCCCCAGCTCAGTAAGCTATTACATCCTTCTCACCTGTATGGGCAGGAAGGCTCATCGGTCTCTGAGGGGGTTGCTGGCAAATTGTCCTGCCGTCCTGGCACCAGGTATCCCCAGCCATGCTTGTCTGAGTAATGGAGAGGGAAACCGTCCCAGGCCAGGCGCATCAGCTTCGGGGTCACCCTCATCTGCAGGCTGATGAGGCTGGGTCCGGGCACCCACCCCGCCTCCTCCAGGCGTGGGCACAGCTTGCGGTaccagctggggagcagcagggacgGGTCAGAAAGCACAGGGCaagccctggggacacccagggtCCCCAACTCACCCCGGGTGGCCTGGCAGGTGCTGGAGTCTCTTGGGTTGCAGTGCGACTGTCTCCTTCAGGCGCTCCAGACAGAGCTGGCTGGCAGGGACTTTCAGCTCCTCATCCTCGCTGGGGGGACCAGGGTCTGGTGGGACAAGGAGGACTGGCTGTCAAAGAGCCTCCATGACACTCCTCTAGGAACAGGGACCTCAAACCAGCCCCCCACCACATGCCCCAGCATGGGGACACAGGCCAGCAATGCTTCACCCTGAAGCGCCAGCAAACCTTGTCCCTTTTTCTTGGTACCCCTGGGAAGGCATCCCTGGAacatcccttgtccccagggaTCACCTGTGCTCACCCTCCTGCCACTCCTGCGCTGAGCCTTCTGCACCCGTTGCTGCTGGGGAGGCTTGGCTGTTCCCATCctcatctttcttcttcttcttttttggGTTCTTCTTCTGTTTAAACTCCTGTGTGTCCCACTCGAGATCCCAGAGCCAGGGGTCATCCTTGTACCTGATGACATGCTGCTGTCACACCACAGCTTTGCTCCTGTCCCTCACATCCACCCACAGTcccccaaggaccatccagcATCTGGGCTccttcctgggagcagcaggacctgcagtCCCAGCCCATGGTACCTGTGCTCGTGCAGCAGCTGGCAGGCATCATTGGCCAGGTTCATCAAGGACTTCTTCAtctccttctgcagctcctcgTAGACGCCCTGAGCATCGTCCAGGTACCTCTTCCAGTTCCCATTGACCGGCAGGTAGGACACCCCCATCTCCAGCATCCCTGCAAATGTCACAGGGTGGGGACACCTAGAGCCCAAAGCAGTGAGGAATTAGACATCTGATGGAGCAGGTTGTCCCTGGAAGCACCAGACTATGACAGACCATGAATGTGTCTTCACCCAGAGTTTCCCAGCCTCACACAAGAGCCTCAGTGCTCTTCACCTAAACCCATAAGGATCCCTGTATcttctgcctgccctgtgcATCAATTGCTGCCCTAAAAACAACCCTATGCAACAACCCCAAAGCTGTACTGCTCTGAACTGCCTCAGGAGACCTACTCACCTCCTCCAgccatgctgtgctgctgtttattCCTGCTCACCTACACACGGGAGGTCTGACATCCCTCCTGAAAAGAGCTTCAGGACACCCTAAGGACAAGAGGAGCCACATCCCATCCCCAGAGGGATTGTGAcccttcctgctgcccactAAGCCCACAGCCCCTTGGCCAACATCAGTCAGAGCTTGGCAACTCTCACCTCTCCATGAAGAGTGGTAGCTGCTCCTGAAACACCTCGTGGGTGGCCTGGACATCACGGGCACAGTATGACATCAGGTCCTGGGGACAGTGGTAGGTTGGAGCAGGCAAAGAAGCTGCccccctgccagcacagggcaaGGCACTGGGGCTGTCATAGCAACTACCCCAGCAGCTGCTACCACCCTGCTCCCATCTCCAGCTCCCACTGTCAGGATGTGATGGGATGGCCTCCCGCACCTGGAAGTTACTCCTGATGTCAGCCATGGTCCCCTTCACAAAGATCTCCCGTGCCTCCTTCTCCAGCGGCTCCCCCCCGACGTAAAGCGCATGCACGTCCACCAGGTTGTTGATGCTGCTGACATGCACCCAATCCCACGAAGTCATCTGTGGACAATGGGGGGTCAGCCAGTGTGGGACAAGGACCGGCCATGGATGAAATCAGGAGAGATaaaggatgctgctgctccagttTAAACCAACGCCACCTCATCTGGAAGGTGCTGGGAGAGCTTCACTCAGCAAAGCTGTTCCAGCAGATCCCATTCTGCCAGTACAGGAGCAAATGGTCCCATTACAGCAGCACACAGCCCCCTCCCACCCAGGCCACTGCCAGTGGCTCAGCTCCCTCACTCACCGCTGGCCCCTCCGTTTTGCTGCGTGTTTTCTTCATGTGCTCCTTGACCTGCTGCATCCCTTTCCTCTTGCCATGCTTGGCAGCCATCCAGAGGCTGCGCTGGAAGCCTGTCAGCCCCGAGATGGCCATGTGCATGCTCATAGTGTCCAGGAAACGCATCTTAGAGCCCTGAGACACaacagggggaagaaaagagagggtTTGGGAAAtgctggagaagctgcaagTCCTCTGTTCAAGCTGCCTTTGCCAAGACAAGGCTTTGTCTCCCACATTCATCTTTTGAGAGCCAAgagcatccccagcacaggctgtcaGCTGCTCAAAGGCTCCTGCCACACCCCCAGCTGCCAAcctgcagcctccagcagcctccagcagccTTCAGCAGCCTTATGGGGTGCAAGAGTATCTCTCTCTAAAGAGATATAACCTCAAACTACTCTGCAGGACAAAGTGAACACAACCCTGGGGTGCCTGTGCAGAACAGCATCTGCAAAATAACCCCCAGGAGCCAATGCAAACAGTTATCTGCGTcagaaaatgcagctgctgggcATAAAGCAATGGCTCGGCAGTTCACCTGGATAAGGTACTGCTCCTTGATGAATGCCCGGTCGAAGGCCACGTTGTGCCCCACCACCACTCTCTCCCTCCAGTCCTCCTTGCCGGCACAGCTGGCACCTGCCGGGCTCTCCATGGGGATGAGGTCGGCCAGAGTGAGGTGGCTGGACCAGGAGTATCGCTGCTCCAGCAGCCGCCTGCTGCACCACGAGTACCTGCAGGGGACACGCAGCTGTAACAAATAAAGCAGGAGCTCCTGGGACAACAAGcacctgctgtgctgtggggtgcTGAGCAGGATTCCACCCGTGGGAGAGAGGTGACATACCCTGGTGACACACCTGCTAACCAGGAcacacatcccacatcccagaaCCATGCTCTGGGGCTTCGTTGTGTTTTCCCTACAAGCCAGTGGAACTGCAAGAAAAGGCTCCACTCAGGAGCATCCCCATCCTCCCGAAGCTGTGTCCCCCCCGCTGCTGTGACTCCCCTGTCGCTGCTGGCACCACATCTCACCAGGCGTTTGGTGAGACCACCACAGCCAGCGTCGGGCAGTGGCCATCAGCCACGCACACCTCCACGTCCAGCACCATCGCCCGCTCCTCGGGGAAGTCCACAGGCTCTGCTTGCCCGTCAGGGCTGTAGCGGGTCCAGCCCAGCTGCCATGCCCactgggcaggcagagggggCAGCTCACACCGCAGCAGCTCGTGTGCCGCCTCCAGGTAGGGCAAGCTCTGTTTCTGTGCCAGGAGGCGAAAGTGCTCGTCGATGTTGTCCCCGTACATGCGGGGCAGCCGCAGGTCCACGTCGGGCAGTGTGGACGTCTCCTTGCCCCACAGGTCGTGGCGCTGCAGGTGCTCCACGCTGCGCTGCACGTCCGCCGCCGAGTAGCACACCTGGGCACCGCGGAAGATCTGCTCGTGGAGGGTCCTGGAGAGCATCTGGATGTTGAGGGGGTTCATGCGCCGCTGGCCCGTATTCTGGctcagctcctggggcagcGGGCGGCTGGccgaggagctggaggggcatcgctggggctggaggctgcagcccctcaccgACCGCCTCCAGGGCAGGCGCCTCATCGCCCCCTGCTCCGGGGTGTGCCCCGGCTGGAGCTGCGGGGAGAGAAACGGTGCAGGGTGAGCTCGGCACTGACCACCACTGCAGGCCCCCCAGCAATGCCTTGTGCAGCCATGCACCCCTCTGTACAGCGGGCACGGCTGTACAGCCACATCCCCTGTACAACTGTACCCCCTATACAGCCATACCCCCTGTACAGCCACACCCCCAGTACAGTCACACCCCCCGTACAGCCACACCCCCTGTACAGCCACACCCCCTGTACAACCGTACCCCCTGTACAACCGTACCCCCTGTACAGCCGTGCCCCTATACAGCCATACCCCCTGTACAACCGTACCCCCTATACAGCCATACCGCCTATACAGCCATGCCCCCTGTACAGCCGTGCTCCCCATACAGATGCTTCCCTCTCAACTCAGCCCAGGCTCCCACCTGGTCCGCTCCGCGCCTCCCGGGCCTGGCTCGGCGGGCAGATCCAAACCGGGGCGCTCCCGGCAGCTTCCGGCCGCGCTGacgtcccgtcccgtcccgccccctcccgctcccggcccggcccgcccgggATTCCCTGAGTAGGGCACGCGGGAAGGCGGGAGTGGAGGCGGCCGCGTGGCCTAATGGATAAGGCGTCTGACTTCGGATCAGAAGATTGCAGGTTCGAGTCCTGCCGCGGTCGTGAGGCAGCACCGCACTGGTGCCCGTGTCTTTTTGCTCCTCCGCCCCGCAGCTGCTGCGCCGCCGGTACCGGGGTCATTGCGCCCCCTGATCAGCGTTTTGCTCCTGTGTTCAACGGGAGCGCAGAAAAAGGCGGGGGGCGGCTGCTGGGACCACGAGTCGGGCAGGGCGGCCCCGGGGATCAGCCCTCGGCAGGGATGGGAGTGGAGCGCTCTGTCATCTGAGTCCTGCGGGAACACGAGCTCCATCCATTTCCTCCGCCCCGCGCCCAGGGTGATGGGATCAGCACCCACCGCCCTGGTCCCTGTCATCTTAAGAGCCCCGAGCGTCACGGGTGGGTTGGGAACAGCGTGGGGACCAGAGTCTGTGGGGCCAGAGGTgagagctgggcacagggtgTACATGGGAACATCTCAGCCACTGGGGATGGAGCAGTCGCTGGAGAGGCAAGGATGAGCACTGGGTGTGGGGTAATGGGCTGTAGGGTGCAGGGAATGGATGTatggcacagggaaggggatgTAGTGTGCAGGGAATGGGATGTAGGGTGCAAAGAATGGAGTGTGAGGAATAGGATGCAGGGTATGGGTTGCACAGTTCAGGGGAAAGGCCACAGGTGCAGGTAACGGGATTAGGGTGCAGGGAATGGGATGCCGGAATCATGGAAAAGGCCACAGGCTGCAAGGAATGGGATGTAAGGTGTAGGGAATGGATGCAGGGTACAggggatgggatgcagggattgGGAAAAAGGTCACaggtgcagggcagggattgcagggtgcagggatgtgggatgcaAGGAGTGGGATGTAGGGTTCACAGAAAAGGCCACAAGTGCAGGGAATGGGATGCAGAGTGCGGGACACGGGATGCAGGCTGCAAGGAATGAGATATAGGGTGCAAGGAATGGGATGTAAGGTGTAGGGAATGGATGCAGGGTACAGGGGATGAGATGCAGGGATTGGGGGAAAGGCCACAAGTGCAGGGAACGGGATGCAGCGTGCAGGGCAGGCATTTCAGGGTGCAAGGAAAGGGGTGCAGATTGCGAGGGAAGGGAAATAGGAGGTGCCGAGGTCAGAGCAGGTGAGTGCAGATTCCCTGGGCCCCGCAGGAGCTGTTCCGACCGGGAAGGTGTCTCCTGGCAGAGTGCAGCTCGGCCTCGGCGTTGCCGGGCGCTGTGCCGGGCCGGGCCAGACCGAGCCGAGCCGTGCCGGGCCGTGCCGAGCCGCCAGGTGGCGCTGCGGCCCCGCCGGTGctgcccgggccgggccgggccggtcCCCGCGGGGCCGTCGGGGCGCGGACACCGCTCCGGTCCCGGCCCGCTTCGCGCTCCCCACGGGGCACCGGGCAGGGGCACCGGGCACTGCGACCTCCCCTTCGCCCCCTCCCGGCCCCTGCGGAACTCCAAACCCGGAGTGCAGCTCCTCCCCAGTGCTCCAGCTTCACACCACCCTCTCCTTGTGGGTGCAGGactgggggagaaggaaggtgaGGAACTGCAGCACCCCGTTCTCTGCAAAGGCAGAGCGAGAATGGGCGCGGTGTGGGATGTGAGAAACGCATACACACAAGCACAGCGAGATCCTGTGTTCTGCGGCTTTGAATGCTTTTCACTGCCCCCCGGCGCACCCCAAAGTACCTGCTGGCCCCCAGCCTGAGATTCGATGGGGGGGTTGTGCTTCACCTTATTTCACCCGGCTGCCTGAGCCTAGCAGGAGCCGGCCCCACAGGGGATACGTGTCCTCGGCCACCTCCATACCAGGAACTTAAGGTTTCCCGGTCCTTCGGCAGGAGTTTGGGGGCGCACGGGGTGCAGAGCCGGCAGGAGGGATGCTCCAATGCTGCAGGTGCTCTGGTCAGGAGGGAAAAGCCATGAGCTGCCCTGGGACGAAGCGAGGAAGGGTTTGGGAATCCCCGGCTGCAGGGTGGCTCTGGGGAAGGACCTCGGTGCACTTGTTCTCCCTTCGGTTGCATTATATTAACACTGATTTCTCTTATTTGGGGTCTTTTATCTACTTATTTTTATCGTGGTCGcgaaaaattaaattaaaaaaaaaatccaagcccACTGCATCACAAAAATTCCCCCTTTCTCCAAAGcggaaataaaaaaaatttaattctcCTCGAAATGCTTCTCGCggcagtgccctggggagggtTGATGACAACCAGCTCCGCTGCATTGTCCACAGGCAGGACCGGGCCAGTGCTGCCTATGGTTCACCCGGGTACAAGCAGAGAGGGAGGTTCGGAAAGGCATAGCAccactgtattaaaaaaaatcaccgCCGTAAACAACCCGAAATAACCTCAAAAATCCACCGTTTCAGCAGAGATGGCTGCAATGCATAAGTCGAAATGTGGTGTgtatagtctttttttttttttttttctttcccttggctttttgtttttctgcctgtctGTCGGGGAAGCATCCCCGTCCCGGTGCGCCCCGTCGGGGTCGGGACGGGAGGTGGGAGATGCGACTTCTCCCCCACTTCTTGGAGACCCCACTCCCCGCCGGGAACTCGATGCTGTCGGTCGGATAATGGGGCGGTGGGACTTTGTTTAACCCCGTTGCCCCCGGGGCCAGGGGTCAAGGGCTTCCTCTTCCCCCGGGACATGGTAGAGAGGCCGTCGGTCACAACAGGAGGAccgcggcggggagggggatGTGACGGCCGCAATGttcctcccgccccgccgcggcccTCACGTGCGATCGGCGCTGGACCCCGTAAACCTCCATGTCTCCCCGGCATCGAGAGGTTGAGGAAGGCTCCAGGTGGGTGTTTTGGGAGGAACAAGAGGCGGTCAAACATCAGCACGGGACAGAGGGGCATGCGAAGAAGTGGTCCCTGCCCTACAGCAACCCCggctctgccttcccctcccagctggagcaggagtgCCGGTTTTATCGGGGTTTCACCCCCTCCTTCCACAGGCAGAGATACCTCAGCTGCCCCCCCGGAGCCAAGAAACGGGAGAGAAACGGGCAATTTTTATAGGTGACGTACGGGCTTACGTGAGAATCCGTGCCCAGCactgttctttcagtttttttctcctgaaataaCCCTTCCGTGCAGCTCGCACCCCCCTATTCCAGCTCGCAcccccttttccaggctggggGGAAATCGGAAGAGGGAGAAGcgaaagggaaaagaaaagcatccCCCAACATCCcgcttttttcctgcttgggCAGCGAGCCCCGTAGCTCCCAAAGTGAGCGGTGAAGAGGGCGACGGGAGACGGGCGGGAGCCGACTCCGAGGTGGAGGGGTCGAGGGTGGGATGAGAATAGGGGAGGATCGTCCTTTTCGGGATCAAGGGAGAACCAGCGAGGGAAGGAGGCTGGCGGCACCACAGGCATCCGAGGTAAGTCCCTCTCCCGCCCGCAGCGGTGGTACCTCAGCCCAAGCGCTGCTGCGGGGGATGCTTTGAGGGTTCAAAGGAGCCCGATCCCGGGGGATGCCCATCCCCGGGGCTGCTCCGTCCCAGCTAACGGGCCGAGCTCTGCGGGGCCCGGGCTGCTTTGGTGGCTGTGGTTTCTGTGGAGATTGGTGCCGGTTATCCCGAccagggggctgcaggcagcccctgccccgcgCCCTGCCCGCTCCCTCGGGGCTG is a genomic window of Chiroxiphia lanceolata isolate bChiLan1 chromosome 12, bChiLan1.pri, whole genome shotgun sequence containing:
- the POLG gene encoding DNA polymerase subunit gamma-1 encodes the protein MRRLPWRRSVRGCSLQPQRCPSSSSASRPLPQELSQNTGQRRMNPLNIQMLSRTLHEQIFRGAQVCYSAADVQRSVEHLQRHDLWGKETSTLPDVDLRLPRMYGDNIDEHFRLLAQKQSLPYLEAAHELLRCELPPLPAQWAWQLGWTRYSPDGQAEPVDFPEERAMVLDVEVCVADGHCPTLAVVVSPNAWYSWCSRRLLEQRYSWSSHLTLADLIPMESPAGASCAGKEDWRERVVVGHNVAFDRAFIKEQYLIQGSKMRFLDTMSMHMAISGLTGFQRSLWMAAKHGKRKGMQQVKEHMKKTRSKTEGPAMTSWDWVHVSSINNLVDVHALYVGGEPLEKEAREIFVKGTMADIRSNFQDLMSYCARDVQATHEVFQEQLPLFMERCPHPVTFAGMLEMGVSYLPVNGNWKRYLDDAQGVYEELQKEMKKSLMNLANDACQLLHEHRYKDDPWLWDLEWDTQEFKQKKNPKKKKKKDEDGNSQASPAATGAEGSAQEWQEDPGPPSEDEELKVPASQLCLERLKETVALQPKRLQHLPGHPGWYRKLCPRLEEAGWVPGPSLISLQMRVTPKLMRLAWDGFPLHYSDKHGWGYLVPGRQDNLPATPSETDEPSCPYRVIENLYKQYCLEKGKEQPPGLEAAMEDELLVMDGSTMWQKVEELSRVEVDAEEKMGRVDQSLVQEEVDELCDRLEMSQPLYHHGNGPYNDVNIPGCWFFKLPHKDGNENNVGSPFAKDFLPQMEDGTLRAAVGRTHGTRALEINKMISFWRNAHKRISSQVVVWLKKGELPRVVTRHPDYNEEDNYGAILPQVVTAGTITRRAVEPTWLTASNARADRVGSELKAMVQVPPGYSLVGADVDSQELWIAAVLGEAHFAGMHGCTAFGWMTLQGKKSNATDLHSKTAATVGISREHAKVFNYGRIYGAGQPFAERLLMQFNHRLTQQQAREKAQQMYAVTKGIRRFHLSEEGEWLVRQLDLAVDRAEDGSVSAQDVQRLQREAMKRSRKRGKWNVVGHRVWAGGTESEMFNKLESIALSPTPQTPVLGCHISRALEPAVVKGEFLTSRVNWVVQSSAVDYLHLMLVAMKWLFEEFDIKGRFCISIHDEVRYLVQQQDRYRAALALQITNLLTRCMFAYKLGLQDLPQSVAFFSAVDIDQCLRKEVTMNCVTPSNPMGMEKYGIPQGEALDIYQIIEITKGSLEKK